One Hemibagrus wyckioides isolate EC202008001 linkage group LG09, SWU_Hwy_1.0, whole genome shotgun sequence DNA segment encodes these proteins:
- the chmp3 gene encoding charged multivesicular body protein 3 produces the protein MGLFGKTPEKPPKDLINEWSLKIRKEMRVIDRQIRDIQREEEKVKRSIKDAAKKGQKDVCIILAKEMIHSKKAVNKLYASKAQMNSVLLSMKNQLSVLRMAGALQKSTEVMKAMQSLIKVPEIQATMRDLSKEMMKAGIIEEMLEDTLEGMDDEEEMEEAAEAEVDRILFEITAGALGKAPSKVTDALPEPEPVGATAASEDEEEDIEEMQSRLAALRS, from the exons ATGGGGCTATTCGGCAAAACACCAGAAAAACCGCCTAAAGACCTG ATTAATGAATGGTCACTAAAAATACGGAAAGAAATGAGGGTGATTGACAGACAAATCCGAG ATATtcagagggaggaggagaaggtgAAGAGATCGATCAAAGATGCAGCTAAGAAGGGACAAAAGGACGTGTGCATCATTCTTGCCAAAGAGATGATTCATTCAAAGAAAGCAGTCAACAAACTCTACGCATCCAAAGCCCAAATGAACTCCGTGCTCCTTAGTATGAAGAATCAGTTGT CTGTTTTAAGAATGGCAGGTGCATTGCAGAAGAGCACAGAGGTCATGAAGGCCATGCAGAGCCTGATAAAAGTCCCAGAGATCCAGGCTACCATGAGGGATCTCTCAAAGGAGATGATGAAG GCGGGTATTATAGAAGAGATGCTGGAGGACACCCTTGAGGGCATGGATGATGAGGAAGAAATGGAGGAAGCAGCAGAGGCTGAGGTTGATAGGATCCTCTTTGAAATCACAGCTG GTGCTCTTGGAAAAGCTCCCAGCAAAGTTACAGACGCTCTTCCTGAGCCGGAGCCAGTCGGGGCTACTGCCGCCTcggaggatgaagaggaagacATTGAGGAGATGCAGTCCAGGCTAGCGGCACTGAGGAGCTAA
- the hspa4l gene encoding heat shock 70 kDa protein 4L codes for MSVVGFNVGFQNCYIAVARSGGIETIANEYSDRCTPACISLASKNRTIGNAAKSQMITNFKNTVHGFKKFHGRAFDDPFVKSEKSKLPYSLHKLPNGSTGIKVRYLDDDKVFTIEQLTAMLLTKLKETSESALKKPVVDCVISVPSFFTDAERRSMIDASQIAGLNCLRLINDTTAVALAYGIYKQDLPNPEEKPRNVVFVDIGHSSYQVSIVSFNKGKLKVLATAFDPYLGGRNFDEVLVEYFCEEFKGRYKLNVKDNPRALLRLYQECEKLKKLMSANSSELPLNIECFMNDIDVSGKMNRGQFEEMCAQLLMRVDAPLKSVIEQSKLSRDEIYAVEVVGGATRIPAIKERISKFFCKDISTTLNADEAVARGCALQCAILSPAFKVREFSITDVVPFPITLRWKSSTDEGVSDCEVYSKNHAAPFSKVITFHKKEPFDLQAFYSTSQDLPFPDTAIGRFTIQNILPQPDGDSSKVKVKVRVNVHGIFSVSGASLIEKQKGEEEDVQMEMEPTVQNESRQEEQTKMQVDQDSQGEQSNEEGKAPGSNSKDGASPEKQEQSAGSSKPKSKVKSVELPILTCTVRQLDRDVLNRFVEEERNMIVQDKLEKERNDAKNAVEEYVYDLRDKLCGIYEKYITEDDSNSLTLVLEDTENWLYEEGEDQLKEIYLDKLAELKRFGEPIEERYREQEERPQAFDELGKKIQLFLKVLEAYKQKDERYQHLSTEEMSSVEKSVNEAMSWMNSKMLAQSKLSIAQDPAVKVAEIIQKIREMEEICSPVVNRPKPEVEESAEDNRAHNGPAVGHGADGKSNQQTKNHGEMEVN; via the exons ATGTCTGTGGTAGGTTTTAATGTGGGTTTTCAGAACTGTTACATCGCTGTTGCCAGGAGCGGCGGCATTGAAACCATTGCAAATGAATACAGTGACAGATGCACTCC GGCTTGTATTTCTTTGGCGTCTAAAAACAGAACCATTGGAAATGCAGCAAAGAGTCAG ATGATAACAAACTTTAAGAACACAGTCCATGGTTTTAAGAAGTTCCATGGTCGAGCATTTGACGATCCCTTTGTTAAAAGTGAAAAATCTAAGTTGCCTTACAGTCTTCACAAGCTTCCCAATGGCAGCACTGGGATAAAG GTTCGTTACTTGGATGATGATAAGGTGTTCACCATTGAGCAGTTGACAGCCATGTTGCTCACTAAGCTGAAAGAAACCTCTGAGAGTGCACTAAAAAAGCCAGTGGTGGACTGTGTGATTTCT GTTCCTAGTTTCTTTACTGATGCAGAGCGGAGATCGATGATTGATGCCTCTCAGATCGCTGGGTTGAACTGCTTGAGACTGATCAATGACACAACAGCAG TGGCATTAGCTTATGGAATCTACAAGCAAGACTTACCAAACCCCGAAGAAAAGCCCCGTAATGTTGTGTTTGTGGACATTGGTCACTCATCTTATCAAGTGTCAATTGTCTCATTCAACAAGGGGAAACTGAAG GTGTTGGCCACAGCATTTGACCCATATTTGGGTGGGCGTAACTTTGACGAAGTACTCGTAGAGTATTTCTGTGAAGAGTTTAAGGGCCGTTATAAATTAAACGTGAAGGACAACCCTCGAGCCCTGCTAAGGCTCTACCAAGAGTGTGAAAAGCTGAAAAAGCTCATGAGTGCCAACTCTTCAGAGCTACCACTTAACATCGAGTGCTTCATGAATGACATTGATGTTTCAGGGAAGATGAATAG GGGCCAGTTTGAGGAGATGTGTGCCCAGCTTTTGATGAGAGTTGATGCACCACTTAAATCTGTCATAGAACAATCAA AGCTAAGTAGAGATGAGATCTATGCAGTTGAGGTAGTTGGTGGTGCTACTAGGATTCCAGCCATTAAAGAGAGAATCTCCAAGTTCTTCTGTAAAGATATCAGTACCACCCTGAATGCAGATGAAGCAGTGGCACGAGGATGTGCGCTACAG tgtgcaatcTTGTCTCCAGCCTTTAAGGTCCGTGAGTTTTCTATCACTGATGTGGTTCCCTTCCCAATCACTCTTCGCTGGAAGTCTTCTACAGATGAGGGTGTTAG TGATTGTGAAGTGTACAGCAAGAACCATGCAGCACCTTTCTCCAAAGTCATCACTTTCCACAAGAAAGAGCCCTTTGATCTGCAAGCATTTTACAGCACTTCACAAGATTTGCCATTCCCAGACACTGCAATAG GCCGTTTTACCATCCAGAATATTCTGCCCCAGCCTGATGGAGACAGCTCAAAGGTCAAGGTGAAAGTGCGTGTAAATGTGCATGGCATCTTCAGTGTATCCGGTGCCTCTCTGATCGAAaagcagaagggtgaagaggaGGACGTGCAAATGGAGATGGAACCCACAGTTCAGAACGAGAGCCGGCAAGAAGAGCAG aCTAAAATGCAAGTGGATCAAGACAGTCAAGGTGAGCAGTCCAATGAAGAGGGGAAAGCACCAGGTTCTAATTCCAAG GATGGTGCGTCTCCTGAAAAGCAAGAACAGAGTGCAGGGTCAAGCAAACCTAAATCAAAGGTGAAGAGTGTTGAGTTGCCAATCCTTACCTGCACTGTCAGGCAGCTGGACAGAGATGTCCTGAACAGATTTGTGGAAGAGGAA CGGAATATGATAGTTCAGGATAagctggagaaggagaggaaTGATGCCAAGAATGCTGTGGAGGAGTATGTGTATGACCTGCGAGACAAGCTATGTGGCATCTATGAAAAGTATATCACAGAGGAT GACAGCAACAGCCTCACTCTAGTGCTTGAGGATACTGAGAACTGGCTGTATGAAGAAGGAGAAGACCAGTTAAAAGAGATCTACCTGGATAAACTGGCAGAACTAAAA AGGTTTGGTGAGCCTATTGAAGAGCGGTACAGGGAGCAGGAGGAAAGACCACAAGCTTTCGATGAGCTAGGCAAGAAAATCCAGCTCTTCTTAAAGGTCTTGGAAGCATATAAGCAAAAG GACGAGCGTTATCAACACTTGAGCACCGAGGAGATGAGCAGTGTAGAAAAGAGTGTGAATGAGGCCATGAGCTGGATGAACAGCAAGATGCTTGCTCAGAGTAAACTCAGCATTGCTCAGGATCCTGCAGTGAAAGTAGCAGAGATCATACAGAAGATTCGG GAAATGGAGGAGATTTGCAGTCCTGTGGTAAACCGACCTAAACCTGAAGTTGAGGAGTCAGCAGAGGATAACAGAGCTCACAATGGTCCTGCAGTAGGACATGGGGCTGATGGCAAAAGCAACCAGCAGACTAAGAACCATGGAGAGATGGAAGTGAACTGA